CCGGTACATTTTCAGCGGCCATCGTTACGCTGGGATTTTTTTTACTTTTTACGGATTCATCAACAAATAAGATTGCGGCTGATGAGCCGTATGATGTTCCGGATTCAGTGGATACCGTGGAAGAAGAGGCAGGTTGGCACATTACATCCGAGTTTGGCCAAGTGACGTCTGATCATCATGAAGTTATCCAAAGCGTTACCTTTAATGAAGGTGATACAGATGAGCGCGCAGTGTTGGAGGCTGAACTGTTAACGGAGGATAACATTACAACGGATCTTATCCGTACATCAACGCTAAATCGTTCCGCTCAAATTTTGCAACGCTTGTTCCAAATAGAAGAAGTGGAACAGATTCATTTAGTTTGGGATATTTATGTTGAGCCCGAAACAGGTCCCGGGGAACTTGATACGATCCTGGATATGACGGTTAACACGGAAAAGCTGCAAAACTTTGAAGGGGATCGTGTCGACAGCCAAGACTTAGACGAAATAGCCGAGAATTATTGGGAGAAACCGGCCCTTAATCCCGATGATGAATAGCAAAACAAAGCCCCTTGGAATACTACCATCCAAGGGGTTTTACATTTAATCCAAATCAGCGGGATAGACGCCGTTTTCATCATGAACTTCACGGCCGCTTAATGGTGGGTTGAACACGCAAATCATGCGAGCGTCCTTAATTCCACGCAATAAATGTTCATCATGTTCATCAAGGGCATATAAGGTGCCGGGGGTAATTCGGTACGTTTTATTGTCCTTTAACGTTTCTACTTCAGCTTCTCCTTCAATACAATAGACCGCTTCAAGGTGGTTTTGATACCAAATATGAGTTTCTGTTCCGGCGCGAATGATCGTGTCATTTACCGAGTACCCCATATTGTCATCTTTCATGAGCAGGCGGCGACTTGTCCAGTTGCCGGCGTCTATTTCCTGGTCCGATCCTTTAATATCTTCAAGGTTAACGATTTTCATGATTGCTTTCCTCCGTGTTGTTACTGGTTGTGGAGTGAGGGCCAAACAATTTTTAGCCCTCACTATTGTCATCGTTGACTTATTCTTTAACCGCGTCGCGAATACCAAGCTCAAGACGCCGCAAACCTTCATCTAAGCCATCGTCGTCGACAATGAGCGGCGGAAAGAGCTTAAAGACTTCATCATTTGGTCCCGCGGTTTCCATAATTAGTCCGTTTTTAAACGAATGCCAGGATACGTTGTTTGCAAGATCCGGCACATCCGAACGAATACCTTGGATGAAACCTCGACCGCGCAAGCTCCCTTTCAATTCTGGATAGTCTTCGATCATTTTTTGCAGAAATGCAGTGATTTTATCTGATTTTCTTGCAATTTCTTTTTCAAAAGAAGCATCTTTCCAGTATTCTAACGCGGCTGTGGCTGTCACAAAGGCCGGAGCATTCCCGCGGAATGTCCCATTGTGCTCACCTGGTGACCATTGGTCGAGTTCAGGACGGATGAGGGTGATCGCCATTGGCATTCCATAACCGCCAATCGATTTGGACATGCAGACAATATCCGGTTGGATTCCAGACGGTTCAAAGCTAAAGAAGGACCCGGCGCGCCCAACCCCTGCCTGAATGTCATCGACGATCAAGAGGGCATCAATGTCTCGGCACAAACGCTCAATTTCCCGCAACCATTCATTGCTGGCGGCGTTAAGCCCACCTTCACCTTGCACCGTTTCCAATATGATGGCGGCAGGTTTGTCTACGCCGCTGCCGTCCCGATCAAGGAAACTTCGGATATGCTTCATTTGTGTTTCTACCGATTCATCAATGAACTTGTCATATGGCATGGTAAGCGCGTTTCCTAGCGGAACCCCTGCACCGGCTCTTTTAAACTCATTAGAAGTAACGGCAAGAGAACCGAGTGTCATTCCGTGAAAACCATTAGTGAAACTCACAATATTTGTACGCCCCTTTACTTTGCGGGCAAGTTTAAGGGCACTTTCAACAGCATTTGTTCCGGTCGGTCCGGGGAACATGACTTTATAATCCATATTGCGAGGTTCCAAAATCGTGGAATTGAAAGCTTCCAGGAATTCCCTTCTTGCCTTTGAAGCCATGTCCAAAGAATGAATAATGCCGTCTTCTTGGATATATTCGACTAGTTTTTCCTTCATGCGATCATCATTATGCCCATAATTCAGGGCGCCTGCTCCCGAGAAAAAATCAATAAATTCGTTGTTTGCCTCATCCCATAATTGATAGCCTTTCGCTTTGTGAAAAACGGTGGGGAAGCTACGGCTGTAGCTTCGCACCACGGATTCTTTTTCTTCAAAAACTTGCATCGCATTTGTAGTCATGGTGATAACGTCTCCCTTCATTTAAATACGCTAACAGGGCTTGCCGGCTTTGGACCTACCGAAAGATTGGACCAATTTTAAAAGAGAGTTCTGCTTCGTGGTTATCCCCCGGGAACAAATCTTCGGAGAAACATTCCGACACATGACAGGCGGTTTCGTTGGTGCGGGCGAGTCGCCGGAACAGTTTTTGCGAAGCGTCGTTCGACGGGGTGACGGTTGCTTCAAGGTATTTAATCTCCTGGCAAGCATTGCGCTCAAGCAATTCATTAAGCATGCGAGAAGCCAACCCTTTCCCGCGTTGTGAACTATCTACACCCACTTGCCACACAAATACGGTGTCGTCTTTTTCAGGTAGGATGAACGCAGTAATGAAACCAACTAGTTCTCCTTTTTCCTTGACGACTACACAAGTTTCGGAAAAGTATTCGCTCATCATTAAATACTTATACGAAGAATTAAGATCTAGACCAAGTTTCTTGGCAAGTTCCCACATTTTGCTTCCGTCTTGTACAGTCGGTTTGTCAAAAGTCAAAGATTCTTTTTGCAACGTTGGAGTTGCACTCATCCTATCACACCTTATAAATATTTACGCACTTACTTCCAATTCCCTTCATGTGGAATATTCAAACCACTTTTTTAAGAGAAAATTAAGCTACGTATAGAGGCCAACCGGGCCATGGATATTATAATAGCACGCCTGAAAAATAATTCAAATCGCTTTAAATGTGATTAAGTGCGATTTAAGCACCTAAGAAAGTGTTGGCGTTATTTGCGCAAGGTGTAGAAGGGATTACTAATGTATTTGGCAGTTCAGTCCTGCAAAGAAGTGTCTGTACGAAGGAGAAAGACCATCGGGGAGGTTTGTGGCCACTCACCCCCGTCGCGTTTACGCGAATGTAGCAGAACGGTTTAATAAAAAAAGAAGGGGGATCAAGCAAAGTGCACTTTTGTTCGAATACATTAAACAAG
The Salicibibacter kimchii DNA segment above includes these coding regions:
- the ectB gene encoding diaminobutyrate--2-oxoglutarate transaminase gives rise to the protein MTTNAMQVFEEKESVVRSYSRSFPTVFHKAKGYQLWDEANNEFIDFFSGAGALNYGHNDDRMKEKLVEYIQEDGIIHSLDMASKARREFLEAFNSTILEPRNMDYKVMFPGPTGTNAVESALKLARKVKGRTNIVSFTNGFHGMTLGSLAVTSNEFKRAGAGVPLGNALTMPYDKFIDESVETQMKHIRSFLDRDGSGVDKPAAIILETVQGEGGLNAASNEWLREIERLCRDIDALLIVDDIQAGVGRAGSFFSFEPSGIQPDIVCMSKSIGGYGMPMAITLIRPELDQWSPGEHNGTFRGNAPAFVTATAALEYWKDASFEKEIARKSDKITAFLQKMIEDYPELKGSLRGRGFIQGIRSDVPDLANNVSWHSFKNGLIMETAGPNDEVFKLFPPLIVDDDGLDEGLRRLELGIRDAVKE
- the ectA gene encoding diaminobutyrate acetyltransferase, yielding MSATPTLQKESLTFDKPTVQDGSKMWELAKKLGLDLNSSYKYLMMSEYFSETCVVVKEKGELVGFITAFILPEKDDTVFVWQVGVDSSQRGKGLASRMLNELLERNACQEIKYLEATVTPSNDASQKLFRRLARTNETACHVSECFSEDLFPGDNHEAELSFKIGPIFR
- a CDS encoding ectoine synthase produces the protein MKIVNLEDIKGSDQEIDAGNWTSRRLLMKDDNMGYSVNDTIIRAGTETHIWYQNHLEAVYCIEGEAEVETLKDNKTYRITPGTLYALDEHDEHLLRGIKDARMICVFNPPLSGREVHDENGVYPADLD